The following proteins are encoded in a genomic region of Diabrotica virgifera virgifera chromosome 1, PGI_DIABVI_V3a:
- the LOC114336335 gene encoding tenecin-1-like — MKNIIVSFFVICLIASVFASPARISFKDVDQHVKNQQGHGRFKRFSCDVLSIEAKGVALNDSPCALHCLSLGKRGGWCNDQKVCNCR, encoded by the exons ATGAAGAATATAATAGTTAGCTTTTTTGTGATCTGTTTGATAGCTTCTGTGTTCGCTTCTCCTGCCCGTATTTCATTTAAGGATGTAGATCAGCATGTTAAAAATCaacaag GACATGGTAGATTTAAAAGATTCTCATGTGATGTACTGAGCATCGAAGCCAAAGGAGTAGCGTTAAATGATTCGCCCTGTGCCCTTCACTGCCTTTCTCTTGGAAAACGAGGAGGTTGGTGTAATGATCAAAAAGTCTGCAACTGCCGTTGA